TAAGATCTTTTTCTTGCCGAACTTGTGGCTCCTCCACCTGCAAAACCTCTGGAAATGCAGTTAATTGTACGTGATGGTAGTTCAGGAGGGTTATTGTTCGGTCGGTCTCTATCTCGGTTATGTTGTGTAGCTGAGCTTTGTTCTCCTGGAAGAGGTGCTCGCCGCTGCATGTGGCCGCTGATGAATTTGTCCAGATGACCTTGCCGAGCTAATCGCTCCAACAGGTCTTTGGCGATGACGTAGTCGTCGGTATTGTGTCCGTGCTTCTGGTGGAAAGAGTAGTATTTTGATCGGTTAGTGCCCTTTGAATCTAGGTAATTGCCAGCTTTCCGTGGTGGCTTGATTAACTTCGAATTCAAGATTTCCTTGATGATGTCATCGCGCTTGGTGTTGAATTTGGTGTAGGTCTCATATCGTGGGATTGGTTTGAAATTCTTCTTGCTGTCCCGTGACTTGTCGTCGTCTTTGTAGTGagacttttctattttctgagcTTGTCGGATCTCTTCGATGTCAATCTGTCCTTTAGCTTTTTCACGGAATTCGGCCATAGTTTTTGGTTTGGCTACAGCAATAGTTTCCTGGAACTTTCCTGGTCTTAATCCACTTTTTATGGCGTGTATTCCTACCTCGAGGTGGAGGTCGGGTATGCTTATGGCTATCTTTGTGAAGCGTGTCATGTAGTCCTTGAGGCTTTCATGCTGGCCTTGCTTGACTGTGTTCAGGTAATCGGAGTCGTGGAGGTAGATGGCGGATCCAACAAAGTGCTCCTCAAAGGGTTTTGATATGTCTCGGAATCGAGAAATGGAACCTGCAGGCAAAGAACAAAACCAATCAAGTGCAGGACCGTCTAAATAAGATGGAAAACAGCAACATAAAACTTTATCAGATGCACCGTTTACTATCATTATGGAGGTGAACTTTTTGATGTATTTCTTCGGATCACCTAACCCATCATAGGGAGTTAGGGTGGTCGGCAGAGTAAATCTTCGGGGCAGTACGAAGTTCATCACCTCCGCCGTGAATGGTCTAGGGGAGCTTTCCTGATCGTCATTTTTGATGTTTTTCTGAGTGTCCTCATTATGTTCGGGCTGCTCCCCTTCCTGTCGAGCAGTGTCGGAGACATGTGTTGGCCCTGACTGCTGCTCGGCTTCTTCTGTCCGTTCTTGTCGGTCATTATTTTCGGTTCGAGTGTTATTCAAGTTGGCGATTTGATTTGCCATTCTTTGGTTCTCCTCAGCCACGACTTGTCGCAACTCGGTCACCATCTGGAGCAATTCGGATGGCAAGGGTGGAGGTTGTTCAGCCATGACTTCAAAACGGGAACCTCGAGGCCGATAATATAGAGAGAAAGAGGTTTATATTTtcggccccacggtgggcgccaattGTTCTTGTATAGATACCTGGAGAGAGAGAGCTCAGTCTCTAGGAGTCAACGCCGAGCTATTTCCTTTGGTGCCGACCTTTCAGCCTTATGATAATCCGAGCCTTTACTCCAAGAGGTTATCCAATCGCGTAGAGCTTTGAGCAAGAAACAGGGGGAgagtgtacctgcaaaggcactccgaagCTTAAGTTAGTATTGAGAATTCAATGTCCTTAAAATAGAAGATCATACCTTTTTATAGGTGATAGTGTATAAATCGGTTATGTTCCTATTTTATTGTCTGTATTAAAGAGTAATAATAAGGGTGAATGTCAGGTTGGACGTTTCACATTTGTGAAGCAGTCCGTTGAGCTGATCTGTAACGTCAGTTTTCAATAAATGATATTGATTGTCGATTAATGGCTGCAATGCCGAGTTAATGACTGTAATGCCGAACTGTAACGCTGATTTTCTGAGGAATGACGTGAATAATGCCGAGTTATGAATAGTAAAGCCGATTTATGATATTGGATTTATTATGGCTGGACCAATTTTTATTTTGGGGAATGCGAAGTTTGTAGAAATAGTGAGTTTTGGATGAGAGATCTGGGTTTGTTAAAGAAATGGCATCATCGGAGGCAGTAACAACCATTAAAGTTAATGGTAATTCTCACAACAATAAAAagttaacaacaacaacaacaacaactcctcTTTGGAGCTAAACAATAATGTtcatttttcatcttcttcctccACCTCACCCAAAGGtaagcaaaaaacaaaaaagaacaaCAAAAGATACAACTTCACCTCTTTCACTTTTTGTTCTGCCTTTTTTTCctctctctcactctctctttctttctgatctctctctctctctctctattttttgattttcttttgaatttgatttttttgtgtgtGCTGGTAACTGTTGTTGCTGTTGTGATAGACACAGAAGTTGCACTTTATAGGTAGCTATGGCATGCGTGTGGAGGTCCTCTTGTTACCGTTCCAAGAGAATGAGAAAGAGTTTTCTATTTCCCTCGGGGACACAGAGAACAGGCAAATCACAAAAATGCTTTATTAtgtttgttttaaaaaaatcccAAAAAGAAAGTTAGAAAATTTTCTAGTGGAGTTTGAGCTCAAATTTGGTCAAAATTTGCAACTGCTTCACTTAAGTTTTTTTTCAATTTGAGCAAGAtggtttaatttcttttattttttaagaaataaaagatttatttttgaGATTTCTTTAACGTTTGCATTTTTGGGTTTTGTTAACTTATGAGGGGTGTCTATTTGTTTTTGGTGGCACATGAAATTAGGTGAAAGCGTCAATAAATCAGCTGGCTAACCAACACATGCCTGTGTACAATCTTCCTTCCAAGATCCTTTGTTGGGTCATCAACATGGAGCTCAATGTAGTGTTCCTTGATCCATGTTATGCTATGCTAATTTTTGGTtcttagaaagaaaaataaataaataaagaattcATGTGCTTTCTGAACTAAGAAATCCTCCCTGGTGTTGTAACCTTGTGAGGAATGtcattttatatttgtttttgtttcagGCGGAGCCCAACATAGATGAGGTGTTTGCCCAGATTACCTTGCTTTTAAGAAGGTTTGGTGACTGTTGAATGCTGACTGCTGAGAATGTGCCTGGCATGTTATAGATGCTAATGAAATAACTATACTGACTCAAGTGATTGTGATTCTCATAACATGAAATTGGGTTGAGTTGGagactttttttaaattaaataaaagtacCATGTAATTTTCAATTTGCCTCCTTTTCAATTTTGCATGTGCTATATGATTCATGACAATTACTTTTGTTGcccttctttttgttttttgttatttCATTGTACAATTTCTGATTTGTAACTTggttattatattttatttgctCTTTCCACAGTCGTTTGAGAAAAATTAAAAGTGGGTTTTGTTTGTAGTGAaagaatttttttcttttgtcaaaGGGTTTGGATAATAAAAGGAATTATCATTAACTTCATCATCCTCACTTGATAAGAATCCActtgttttcttgtttgttaATTAAGTATGAATTCAGTGACTATTTGATTAAGGAATATGCAGTTGGTGACTCTTGGTGGCTATTTAATTAAGTATGAATTCGATGACTACTTGATAAGAATCCACTTATTTTCCAATTGTTGTTATTGGTGGTGTTTTTTTAGGGATATTGAAAGAATGATAGAAGTTGGGGATAAATTGGTCTTAGTGATTTTTATGCatacttatttttatttctgatATTAATAGAGAGATACTTGAGCCATTACTATGTATTGCTGTTGCAATTGGCCTGCACTTGGACGTGTCATACCCTAACTTACTTCTGGAATAGGTATGTCATGTTGCTTTCCCTCTGTGCTAGGCTGCTATGGTTACTATCTATTTGCAACTTAGTCCAAGATATTTCagaaattattataaaattatacaaaatggTTGAACTCAGAACTTTATATGCATATTTTTAGAATTATCTCTCAGGAATAGTGGTGGCAAATTGCATGTGATCAACTTGTGCATGTTACGTATTTCAAGATCAAAATGTGACACACCCGTGTTCCAaatcttatatatttttatgatttcttTAATACTTATCATGACAAATTGTTTTATAATTTGCTTACTgtctatttttttgttattcatATGATCATACTTGCAGATTATTCATGAAGTGTATTATGAAACTTTCCATATAGTTGCTTTATCCGAAGAAGGCCTAGTACAAGTTTGGGGTGATTTAATGACATTTCTTAATTCGCTTCCTAGAAATTCATTTTTGTTTATGTTTATAAATTCATGCACAGTGTCGTTGTGTGTATTGAGATGACATGGCTAATTTGGTTTGAATTCTACTAACGtaatactaatttttattaattaatttttttaaatgacaatcacatatttttgccaatatttttttgtttttggagtGCATAAGAGTGCATGTAAAAgcatatacaattttttttattaatttgataaggatataaccacgcttttaaagcatgGCATCAAGTTCATTTCTAGGTACATTTAAAACCGTAGCCTTATCTTTCTCTATCGGCACGCTTTTAAAGTGGACCAACAACCAATCTTTTGGACACGTTTCAAAAACGTGGCTATATGTACACTTTTCGGTATACTTTTAAAGCGTAGCTATAGGGTTATACATACGGCCATGTTTTTTATTGTAGCAATAGATGACAGTGTGGCAAAAAAGAAAGCGTATCGATAGATCTACAAAAGCGTGCCAATAGAGCAATCGACACACTTGCGGATGTGACCCTTTCAAAAACATGCTAATAGCTCAAAAAGTGTGACAAAAAGCTATCGACATGCTTTTTCGCACTTCTCAgcacgctttaaaagcatggcggtttattttcttgtagtatGCCATTGTTAACTATATCTGTATATAGACGTAGatagtattatttttaattatttttaatcaagaATGAAAGCcccaaaataaaatgaaaagaaaaaacataGCAAGAGGAAGCTAAGGCTGCTATCTAGAAGGAAGCATAAAAAAGTCCTATAAAGAAGATTGGGATCCAAAATTAACATGCATGATGCATTCATGCATTGTAGAGattagattaaatttttttcattgaaaaaagtgaaaaattaatttcttttgacatagttaaaaatcaaatttctgATAAAACAATGCAAGTTCTTTAACATAATAAGTCAGCTACTATATGTGTGTCGAAAGTGTGAGATGTTGGGTAAGCAAGCCCAAAACAAAAGCTAAAGAAGAGAACGAGGCAAGATGTTAGCTTGCATTTTGATACTAAATCTTACTTTTTACAATAACCAACTGCACATGTATATACTATGCTAATTTACACTAATCAACAAAAAAAGCTAACtaattctttttattctttagatatataaatataactaATAGCAGTATGCTATATCAAGTAATACCCCCCCCATTAAGCTAGGAGAATTGAGCATAAAGGTGTCTGACAATCCAAGCTTGCCATACAATGTGCTAAACGATCCTGGTGCCAAAGACTTGGTCACAATGTCTTTAACTTGCTCATGTaaagaaattaataaaagatGAATTAAGTCCTCTAGCAATTTATCCCTCACAATGTGACAATCAGCTTTAATTTGCTTCGTATACTCGTGGAATACTAGATTAATAGCAATATAAATAGAAGATTTACTATCACAGTACAAATTCACAGGTTTATCAAGCGGTGTGCCTAAGTCTTTCAACACATAACTAAGCCATTGGGCTTCTCTAGTGGCTAGTGCAAGTGCCTTATACTTTGCCTCAGAGGAAGAAGCTGCAATAGTTACTTGTTTCTTACTCTTCCAAATGACAAGTGAGGAACCCACATATAAACAATAGGCTAAAATCAATCTTTCCGAGTCAAAAAATCCAGCCCAACCAGAATCGGAGATTCCAATgagagataaattgtaattggCTGAGAAGAGTAGGCCTGCTACTAAAGAATTCTTCATGTACTTGAGGATCCTATGTATCGCTTGCAAGTGATTAGTTATGGGACAATCCAAAAATTATCTGAGCTTATCAATAGCAAAGCTTGTATCTGACCTGTGTTTGAAAGATACAACaattttctgattatttttctataattggAAGAATTAGGCATAACATTTTCACCATCCTTGCTCAAATTTACCCCATAGTCCATGAGAGTGGAGGTGGGCTTACAATGCTCAAAATTAGTGTCTCTCAAGAGATCTACGACATATTTTCTATAATATGAAGTTATGCTTTTTGAAGACCTAGCAATCTCCAAATCAAGGAAGaacttgagatcacttatgtcTTTAATCCGGAACCTGTAATGCAAAGTCTGTTTCACCCTTTTAATTCCAAACAAATTGTTCCCCACCAACACTAAATCGTCGACATAAACCAAAATTACTGTAAAACCAGTACTTTGGGATTTAGTAAACATGTTATAATCATATTTAGAATGATTATATCCTAATTCCATCAGAACAGATTTTAGTTTAAAGTTTCATTGTCTGCTAGCTTGTTTAAGTCTGTATAGAGACTTTTCAAGTTTGGAAACCTAACCCGAAGTTGTCTCGAGTCCTTTGGGAGGTTTCATATACACTTTCTCGTCAAACTCACCATGTAAGAGATAGTATTAACACTAATTTGCTTCAAATGCCATCCCTTGACAGCAGCCAGTGCCAAAATAACCTGCAACATTCCTAGCTTGATAACGGGACTAAGCGTGTCTTTATAGTCTATTCCAAGGACTTGAGTTAACCCATTTGCCTTGAGGTGAGCCTTGTGTCTCTCAAAACTAACATCAAGGTGATACTTGAATTTAAAGACCTACTTACAATTGATTGCCTTCTTAACACTCGAGAAGGAAGTCAATGTCTAGGTTTTGTTCTCATTTTGAGCATCCAGTTAAGGTCTGATGGCTTCTTGCCAATAAGGTTCAAGTATGGCATCTTCATAGCGTTTAGGCTTAATGTTTAAGATGGCTAATGAGTATGCACGATGCATGGGCGAAATACATTTGTATGATAAAACTTTGAGATGTGGTATTGTTGATTGGAAAAAGTTTCTCTATTATGATCATTAATGATATTCATGcatttgtaaaatttttaagtatGTTGGTGGTTCGCTGATGCGTAATGATCTTCTCGATGTAAAGTGAGAAGATGATGATGCATTGTGATGTTGAATGTTTAAATGAGTTGATTGTGCATGCAATGTTAGACTTGAGGACTCAATGTTGAATGTTTGTTTATCACATAAAACTATTTTGACAGctctaattttatcaaaattccAATGAATTATGATTGCCTTTTGTTTATTTCATCTTATTAGGATGCAATAGATGTTAATTTAAAACAACTTAGTTCACAAGATAATGTTGAAGATTGCATGATGACTGGTGTAAAAGAGAACGTGAATTGCACTTGTGATTGCAGCAATGGCAGTAGTAAGTGTATTTTTGTGACTGTCGataatattataaactaa
Above is a genomic segment from Arachis stenosperma cultivar V10309 chromosome 1, arast.V10309.gnm1.PFL2, whole genome shotgun sequence containing:
- the LOC130978251 gene encoding uncharacterized protein LOC130978251: MAEQPPPLPSELLQMVTELRQVVAEENQRMANQIANLNNTRTENNDRQERTEEAEQQSGPTHVSDTARQEGEQPEHNEDTQKNIKNDDQESSPRPFTAEVMNFVLPRRFTLPTTLTPYDGLGDPKKYIKKFTSIMIVNGASDKVLCCCFPSYLDGPALDWFCSLPAGSISRFRDISKPFEEHFVGSAIYLHDSDYLNTVKQGQHESLKDYMTRFTKIAISIPDLHLEVGIHAIKSGLRPGKFQETIAVAKPKTMAEFREKAKGQIDIEEIRQAQKIEKSHYKDDDKSRDSKKNFKPIPRYETYTKFNTKRDDIIKEILNSKLIKPPRKAGNYLDSKGTNRSKYYSFHQKHGHNTDDYVIAKDLLERLARQGHLDKFISGHMQRRAPLPGEQSSATQHNRDRDRPNNNPPELPSRTINCISRGFAGGGATSSARKRSYRAILSINADQSQQQSPPTSPQITFHTADHDNSVANLDDPVVISLQLRDLQIKRCCSTQAAAPTFSFTRLSRK